In Brassica rapa cultivar Chiifu-401-42 chromosome A06, CAAS_Brap_v3.01, whole genome shotgun sequence, a single window of DNA contains:
- the LOC103827548 gene encoding histidine kinase 4 isoform X2 yields MQCSILSQLITDMNWALNNPNPEEKEPTTTTQSSDFYHLGAKDSPQKPRKIDFWRSGLMGFAKMQHSVAVKMNNGNNNDQVGNKKGSTFIQEHRALLPKGLILWTIIVGFISRGIYQWMDDTSKVRREEVLVSMCDQRARMLQDQFSVSVNHVHALAILVSTFHYHKNPSAIDQGTFADYTARTAFERPLLSGVAYAEKVVNAEREMFESQHNWVIKTMDTGEPSPVRDEYAPVIFSQDSVSYLESLDMMSGEEDRENILRARETGKAVLTSPFRLLASHHLGVVLTFPVYKASLPKNPTVQERIAATAGYLGGAFDVESLVENLLGQLAGNQAIVVHVYDITNASDPLVMYGNQDEEGDTSLYHESKLDFGDPFRKHKMICRYLQKAPIPLNVLTTVPLFFAIGFLVGYILYGAAVHIVKVEDDFHEMQELKVRAEAADVAKSQFLATVSHEIRTPMNGILGMLAMLLDTELSSTQRDYAQTAQVCGKALIALINEVLDRAKIEAGKLELESVPFDIRSILDDVLSLFSEESRNKGIELAVFVSDKVPEIVKGDSGRFRQIIINLVGNSVKFTEKGHIFVKVHLAEQSKDGAESKPALNGGVASEDITAASKPSSYNTLSGYEAADGRNSWDSFKHLLSSEELLTSSEFEASSNVRLMVSIEDTGIGIPLTAQGRVFMPFMQADSSTSRTYGGTGIGLSISKCLVELMRGQISFVSRPRVGSTFWFTAVFERCDKCSLKKPTVENLPSSFRGMRAIVVDAKPVRAAVTRYHMKRLGISVDVMTSLRTAVSTASGRNGSPLPSGTTKLDMILVEKDSWISTEDIDAEIRQMNSRTNGNVHHKTPKLALFATNITNSEFDRAKSAGFADTVIMKPLRASMIGACLQQVLELRKARQQHPEGSSPATLKSLLTGKKILVVDDNMVNRRVAAGALKKFGAEVVCAESGQFALGLLQIPHSFDACFMDIQMPQMDGFEATRQIRMMEKEAKEKTKLEWHLPILAMTADVIHATYEECLKSGMDGYVSKPFEEENLYKSVAKSFKANPISDSSCSQS; encoded by the exons ATGCAATGTTCAATCCTTTCACAACTCATCACAG ATATGAACTGGGCACTCAACAACCCAAATCCTGAAGAGAAGgagccaacaacaacaacccaaAGCAGCGATTTTTACCATCTGGGCGCTAAAGATTCGCCACAAAAGCCCAGAAAAATCGATTTTTGGCGTTCTGGGTTGATGGGTTTCGCCAAGATGCAGCATTCAGTGGCGGTGAAGATGAACAACGGTAATAATAACGACCAAGTGGGTAACAAAAAGGGGTCAACTTTCATACAGGAACACAGAGCTTTATTACCAAAGGGTTTGATTCTATGGACAATCATTGTCGGGTTTATAAGCAGAGGGATTTATCAGTGGATGGATGATACTAGCAAGGTCAGAAGAGAAGAGGTTTTGGTTAGTATGTGTGATCAGAGAGCCAGGATGTTGCAGGATCAGTTTAGTGTTAGTGTTAACCATGTTCACGCTTTGGCTATTCTTGTCTCAACGTTTCATTACCACAAGAATCCATCTGCAATTGATCAG GGGACATTTGCTGACTATACAGCGAGAACAGCATTTGAGAGACCGTTGCTAAGTGGAGTGGCTTACGCTGAAAAGGTTGTGAATGCTGAGAGGGAGATGTTTGAGAGTCAGCACAATTGGGTTATAAAGACAATGGACACAGGAGAGCCTTCACCTGTGAGGGACGAGTATGCTCCCGTCATCTTCTCTCAAGACAGTGTCTCTTACCTCGAGTCACTAGACATGATGTCAGGAGAG GAGGATAGAGAGAACATTCTGAGAGCTAGAGAGACAGGGAAAGCTGTCTTAACAAGCCCTTTTAGACTACTGGCTTCTCACCATCTAGGAGTTGTGTTAACCTTCCCTGTGTACAAAGCCTCTCTTCCTAAAAACCCCACCGTCCAAGAGCGTATAGCAGCCACCGCAGGGTACCTCGGCGGCGCGTTTGACGTTGAGTCACTCGTTGAGAATCTACTCGGTCAGCTCGCTGGCAACCAGGCGATAGTAGTGCATGTGTATGACATCACCAACGCGTCGGATCCTCTCGTCATGTACGGGAACCAAGACGAAGAAGGCGACACGTCTCTCTACCACGAGAGCAAGCTTGATTTTGGAGACCCTTTCAGGAAGCATAAGATGATCTGTAGGTACCTCCAGAAGGCGCCTATACCGTTGAACGTACTCACGACCGTGCCGTTGTTCTTTGCTATTGGCTTCTTGGTTGGTTACATACTCTACGGTGCAGCTGTTCATATAGTTAAAGTTGAAGATGATTTCCATGAGATGCAAGAGCTCAAGGTCCGAGCAGAAGCTGCTGACGTGGCTAAATCGCAGTTTCTTGCGACCGTCTCTCACGAGATAAGGACGCCGATGAATGGGATTCTTGGAATGCTTGCTATGCTTCTTGATACGGAGCTTAGCTCTACGCAGAGAGATTACGCTCAGACCGCGCAGGTTTGTGGTAAAGCTTTGATTGCGTTGATAAACGAGGTTCTTGATCGTGCCAAGATCGAAGCTGGGAAGCTGGAGTTGGAGTCTGTGCCTTTTGATATACGTTCGATATTAGATGAtgttctttctctcttctctgagGAGTCAAGGAACAAAGGCATTGAG CTTGCGGTTTTCGTTTCAGACAAGGTACCTGAGATAGTCAAAGGAGATTCAGGGAGATTCAGACAGATCATCATAAACCTTGTCGGAAACTCTGTTAAA TTCACAGAGAAAGGACATATCTTTGTCAAAGTCCATCTGGCGGAACAATCAAAAGACGGAGCTGAATCCAAACCCGCACTAAACGGAGGAGTAGCCTCTGAAGACATAACCGCCGCTTCCAAACCTTCAAGTTACAACACACTGAGCGGCTACGAAGCTGCTGACGGTCGAAACAGCTGGGACTCATTCAAACACTTACTCTCGTCGGAGGAGCTGTTGACATCATCAGAGTTCGAAGCTTCCAGTAACGTCAGGCTTATGGTTTCTATCGAAGACACAGGCATTGGGATCCCTTTAACCGCGCAAGGACGTGTCTTCATGCCGTTTATGCAAGCGGATAGCTCCACTTCGAGAACCTACGGAGGTACTGGGATTGGTTTGAGTATAAGCAAGTGTCTTGTCGAGCTTATGCGCGGTCAGATAAGTTTCGTGAGCAGGCCTCGCGTTGGTAGCACGTTTTGGTTCACTGCTGTGTTTGAGAGGTGTGATAAATGTAGTCTGAAGAAGCCTACGGTTGAGAATCTGCCTTCTAGTTTTAGAGGGATGAGAGCTATTGTTGTTGATGCTAAGCCTGTTCGAGCTGCGGTGACTAGGTATCATATGAAGAGACTTGGGATCAGTGTTGATGTCATGACAAGTCTCAGAACCGCTGTTTCTACTGCGTCTGGAAGAAACGGTTCTCCTCTTCCTTCAGG aacaACGAAACTGGATATGATCTTGGTGGAGAAAGATTCATGGATATCAACCGAAGATATAGACGCGGAGATACGTCAGATGAACTCAAGAACCAACGGAAACGTGCATCACAAGACACCGAAACTCGCTCTATTCGCAACGAACATCACCAACTCAGAGTTCGACAGAGCTAAATCCGCAGGGTTTGCTGATACGGTGATAATGAAGCCGTTGAGAGCAAGCATGATCGGCGCGTGTTTACAGCAAGTTCTCGAGCTGAGAAAGGCGAGACAGCAGCATCCTGAGGGATCATCACCAGCAACGCTCAAGAGTTTGCTTACAGGGAAGAAGATTCTGGTGGTTGATGATAATATGGTGAACAGGAGAGTAGCTGCAGGAGCTCTGAAGAAGTTTGGAGCAGAGGTGGTGTGTGCAGAGAGTGGTCAATTTGCTTTGGGTTTGCTTCAGATTCCACACAGTTTCGATGCTTGCTTCATGGATATTCAAATGCCACAGATGGACGG GTTTGAAGCGACTCGTCAGATAAGGATGATGGAGAAGGAAGCTAAAGAGAAGACGAAGCTGGAATGGCATTTACCGATTCTAGCCATGACAGCTGATGTGATCCACGCGACATACGAGGAGTGTCTGAAAAGTGGAATGGATGGTTATGTCTCTAAACCATTTGAAGAAGAGAATCTCTACAAGTCTGTTGCCAAATCATTCAAAGCTAACCCAATCTCAGATTCATCATGTAGCcaaagttga
- the LOC103827548 gene encoding histidine kinase 4 isoform X1, protein MFNPFTTHHSSDMNWALNNPNPEEKEPTTTTQSSDFYHLGAKDSPQKPRKIDFWRSGLMGFAKMQHSVAVKMNNGNNNDQVGNKKGSTFIQEHRALLPKGLILWTIIVGFISRGIYQWMDDTSKVRREEVLVSMCDQRARMLQDQFSVSVNHVHALAILVSTFHYHKNPSAIDQGTFADYTARTAFERPLLSGVAYAEKVVNAEREMFESQHNWVIKTMDTGEPSPVRDEYAPVIFSQDSVSYLESLDMMSGEEDRENILRARETGKAVLTSPFRLLASHHLGVVLTFPVYKASLPKNPTVQERIAATAGYLGGAFDVESLVENLLGQLAGNQAIVVHVYDITNASDPLVMYGNQDEEGDTSLYHESKLDFGDPFRKHKMICRYLQKAPIPLNVLTTVPLFFAIGFLVGYILYGAAVHIVKVEDDFHEMQELKVRAEAADVAKSQFLATVSHEIRTPMNGILGMLAMLLDTELSSTQRDYAQTAQVCGKALIALINEVLDRAKIEAGKLELESVPFDIRSILDDVLSLFSEESRNKGIELAVFVSDKVPEIVKGDSGRFRQIIINLVGNSVKFTEKGHIFVKVHLAEQSKDGAESKPALNGGVASEDITAASKPSSYNTLSGYEAADGRNSWDSFKHLLSSEELLTSSEFEASSNVRLMVSIEDTGIGIPLTAQGRVFMPFMQADSSTSRTYGGTGIGLSISKCLVELMRGQISFVSRPRVGSTFWFTAVFERCDKCSLKKPTVENLPSSFRGMRAIVVDAKPVRAAVTRYHMKRLGISVDVMTSLRTAVSTASGRNGSPLPSGTTKLDMILVEKDSWISTEDIDAEIRQMNSRTNGNVHHKTPKLALFATNITNSEFDRAKSAGFADTVIMKPLRASMIGACLQQVLELRKARQQHPEGSSPATLKSLLTGKKILVVDDNMVNRRVAAGALKKFGAEVVCAESGQFALGLLQIPHSFDACFMDIQMPQMDGFEATRQIRMMEKEAKEKTKLEWHLPILAMTADVIHATYEECLKSGMDGYVSKPFEEENLYKSVAKSFKANPISDSSCSQS, encoded by the exons ATGTTCAATCCTTTCACAACTCATCACAG CTCAGATATGAACTGGGCACTCAACAACCCAAATCCTGAAGAGAAGgagccaacaacaacaacccaaAGCAGCGATTTTTACCATCTGGGCGCTAAAGATTCGCCACAAAAGCCCAGAAAAATCGATTTTTGGCGTTCTGGGTTGATGGGTTTCGCCAAGATGCAGCATTCAGTGGCGGTGAAGATGAACAACGGTAATAATAACGACCAAGTGGGTAACAAAAAGGGGTCAACTTTCATACAGGAACACAGAGCTTTATTACCAAAGGGTTTGATTCTATGGACAATCATTGTCGGGTTTATAAGCAGAGGGATTTATCAGTGGATGGATGATACTAGCAAGGTCAGAAGAGAAGAGGTTTTGGTTAGTATGTGTGATCAGAGAGCCAGGATGTTGCAGGATCAGTTTAGTGTTAGTGTTAACCATGTTCACGCTTTGGCTATTCTTGTCTCAACGTTTCATTACCACAAGAATCCATCTGCAATTGATCAG GGGACATTTGCTGACTATACAGCGAGAACAGCATTTGAGAGACCGTTGCTAAGTGGAGTGGCTTACGCTGAAAAGGTTGTGAATGCTGAGAGGGAGATGTTTGAGAGTCAGCACAATTGGGTTATAAAGACAATGGACACAGGAGAGCCTTCACCTGTGAGGGACGAGTATGCTCCCGTCATCTTCTCTCAAGACAGTGTCTCTTACCTCGAGTCACTAGACATGATGTCAGGAGAG GAGGATAGAGAGAACATTCTGAGAGCTAGAGAGACAGGGAAAGCTGTCTTAACAAGCCCTTTTAGACTACTGGCTTCTCACCATCTAGGAGTTGTGTTAACCTTCCCTGTGTACAAAGCCTCTCTTCCTAAAAACCCCACCGTCCAAGAGCGTATAGCAGCCACCGCAGGGTACCTCGGCGGCGCGTTTGACGTTGAGTCACTCGTTGAGAATCTACTCGGTCAGCTCGCTGGCAACCAGGCGATAGTAGTGCATGTGTATGACATCACCAACGCGTCGGATCCTCTCGTCATGTACGGGAACCAAGACGAAGAAGGCGACACGTCTCTCTACCACGAGAGCAAGCTTGATTTTGGAGACCCTTTCAGGAAGCATAAGATGATCTGTAGGTACCTCCAGAAGGCGCCTATACCGTTGAACGTACTCACGACCGTGCCGTTGTTCTTTGCTATTGGCTTCTTGGTTGGTTACATACTCTACGGTGCAGCTGTTCATATAGTTAAAGTTGAAGATGATTTCCATGAGATGCAAGAGCTCAAGGTCCGAGCAGAAGCTGCTGACGTGGCTAAATCGCAGTTTCTTGCGACCGTCTCTCACGAGATAAGGACGCCGATGAATGGGATTCTTGGAATGCTTGCTATGCTTCTTGATACGGAGCTTAGCTCTACGCAGAGAGATTACGCTCAGACCGCGCAGGTTTGTGGTAAAGCTTTGATTGCGTTGATAAACGAGGTTCTTGATCGTGCCAAGATCGAAGCTGGGAAGCTGGAGTTGGAGTCTGTGCCTTTTGATATACGTTCGATATTAGATGAtgttctttctctcttctctgagGAGTCAAGGAACAAAGGCATTGAG CTTGCGGTTTTCGTTTCAGACAAGGTACCTGAGATAGTCAAAGGAGATTCAGGGAGATTCAGACAGATCATCATAAACCTTGTCGGAAACTCTGTTAAA TTCACAGAGAAAGGACATATCTTTGTCAAAGTCCATCTGGCGGAACAATCAAAAGACGGAGCTGAATCCAAACCCGCACTAAACGGAGGAGTAGCCTCTGAAGACATAACCGCCGCTTCCAAACCTTCAAGTTACAACACACTGAGCGGCTACGAAGCTGCTGACGGTCGAAACAGCTGGGACTCATTCAAACACTTACTCTCGTCGGAGGAGCTGTTGACATCATCAGAGTTCGAAGCTTCCAGTAACGTCAGGCTTATGGTTTCTATCGAAGACACAGGCATTGGGATCCCTTTAACCGCGCAAGGACGTGTCTTCATGCCGTTTATGCAAGCGGATAGCTCCACTTCGAGAACCTACGGAGGTACTGGGATTGGTTTGAGTATAAGCAAGTGTCTTGTCGAGCTTATGCGCGGTCAGATAAGTTTCGTGAGCAGGCCTCGCGTTGGTAGCACGTTTTGGTTCACTGCTGTGTTTGAGAGGTGTGATAAATGTAGTCTGAAGAAGCCTACGGTTGAGAATCTGCCTTCTAGTTTTAGAGGGATGAGAGCTATTGTTGTTGATGCTAAGCCTGTTCGAGCTGCGGTGACTAGGTATCATATGAAGAGACTTGGGATCAGTGTTGATGTCATGACAAGTCTCAGAACCGCTGTTTCTACTGCGTCTGGAAGAAACGGTTCTCCTCTTCCTTCAGG aacaACGAAACTGGATATGATCTTGGTGGAGAAAGATTCATGGATATCAACCGAAGATATAGACGCGGAGATACGTCAGATGAACTCAAGAACCAACGGAAACGTGCATCACAAGACACCGAAACTCGCTCTATTCGCAACGAACATCACCAACTCAGAGTTCGACAGAGCTAAATCCGCAGGGTTTGCTGATACGGTGATAATGAAGCCGTTGAGAGCAAGCATGATCGGCGCGTGTTTACAGCAAGTTCTCGAGCTGAGAAAGGCGAGACAGCAGCATCCTGAGGGATCATCACCAGCAACGCTCAAGAGTTTGCTTACAGGGAAGAAGATTCTGGTGGTTGATGATAATATGGTGAACAGGAGAGTAGCTGCAGGAGCTCTGAAGAAGTTTGGAGCAGAGGTGGTGTGTGCAGAGAGTGGTCAATTTGCTTTGGGTTTGCTTCAGATTCCACACAGTTTCGATGCTTGCTTCATGGATATTCAAATGCCACAGATGGACGG GTTTGAAGCGACTCGTCAGATAAGGATGATGGAGAAGGAAGCTAAAGAGAAGACGAAGCTGGAATGGCATTTACCGATTCTAGCCATGACAGCTGATGTGATCCACGCGACATACGAGGAGTGTCTGAAAAGTGGAATGGATGGTTATGTCTCTAAACCATTTGAAGAAGAGAATCTCTACAAGTCTGTTGCCAAATCATTCAAAGCTAACCCAATCTCAGATTCATCATGTAGCcaaagttga
- the LOC103827548 gene encoding histidine kinase 4 isoform X3: MNWALNNPNPEEKEPTTTTQSSDFYHLGAKDSPQKPRKIDFWRSGLMGFAKMQHSVAVKMNNGNNNDQVGNKKGSTFIQEHRALLPKGLILWTIIVGFISRGIYQWMDDTSKVRREEVLVSMCDQRARMLQDQFSVSVNHVHALAILVSTFHYHKNPSAIDQGTFADYTARTAFERPLLSGVAYAEKVVNAEREMFESQHNWVIKTMDTGEPSPVRDEYAPVIFSQDSVSYLESLDMMSGEEDRENILRARETGKAVLTSPFRLLASHHLGVVLTFPVYKASLPKNPTVQERIAATAGYLGGAFDVESLVENLLGQLAGNQAIVVHVYDITNASDPLVMYGNQDEEGDTSLYHESKLDFGDPFRKHKMICRYLQKAPIPLNVLTTVPLFFAIGFLVGYILYGAAVHIVKVEDDFHEMQELKVRAEAADVAKSQFLATVSHEIRTPMNGILGMLAMLLDTELSSTQRDYAQTAQVCGKALIALINEVLDRAKIEAGKLELESVPFDIRSILDDVLSLFSEESRNKGIELAVFVSDKVPEIVKGDSGRFRQIIINLVGNSVKFTEKGHIFVKVHLAEQSKDGAESKPALNGGVASEDITAASKPSSYNTLSGYEAADGRNSWDSFKHLLSSEELLTSSEFEASSNVRLMVSIEDTGIGIPLTAQGRVFMPFMQADSSTSRTYGGTGIGLSISKCLVELMRGQISFVSRPRVGSTFWFTAVFERCDKCSLKKPTVENLPSSFRGMRAIVVDAKPVRAAVTRYHMKRLGISVDVMTSLRTAVSTASGRNGSPLPSGTTKLDMILVEKDSWISTEDIDAEIRQMNSRTNGNVHHKTPKLALFATNITNSEFDRAKSAGFADTVIMKPLRASMIGACLQQVLELRKARQQHPEGSSPATLKSLLTGKKILVVDDNMVNRRVAAGALKKFGAEVVCAESGQFALGLLQIPHSFDACFMDIQMPQMDGFEATRQIRMMEKEAKEKTKLEWHLPILAMTADVIHATYEECLKSGMDGYVSKPFEEENLYKSVAKSFKANPISDSSCSQS, from the exons ATGAACTGGGCACTCAACAACCCAAATCCTGAAGAGAAGgagccaacaacaacaacccaaAGCAGCGATTTTTACCATCTGGGCGCTAAAGATTCGCCACAAAAGCCCAGAAAAATCGATTTTTGGCGTTCTGGGTTGATGGGTTTCGCCAAGATGCAGCATTCAGTGGCGGTGAAGATGAACAACGGTAATAATAACGACCAAGTGGGTAACAAAAAGGGGTCAACTTTCATACAGGAACACAGAGCTTTATTACCAAAGGGTTTGATTCTATGGACAATCATTGTCGGGTTTATAAGCAGAGGGATTTATCAGTGGATGGATGATACTAGCAAGGTCAGAAGAGAAGAGGTTTTGGTTAGTATGTGTGATCAGAGAGCCAGGATGTTGCAGGATCAGTTTAGTGTTAGTGTTAACCATGTTCACGCTTTGGCTATTCTTGTCTCAACGTTTCATTACCACAAGAATCCATCTGCAATTGATCAG GGGACATTTGCTGACTATACAGCGAGAACAGCATTTGAGAGACCGTTGCTAAGTGGAGTGGCTTACGCTGAAAAGGTTGTGAATGCTGAGAGGGAGATGTTTGAGAGTCAGCACAATTGGGTTATAAAGACAATGGACACAGGAGAGCCTTCACCTGTGAGGGACGAGTATGCTCCCGTCATCTTCTCTCAAGACAGTGTCTCTTACCTCGAGTCACTAGACATGATGTCAGGAGAG GAGGATAGAGAGAACATTCTGAGAGCTAGAGAGACAGGGAAAGCTGTCTTAACAAGCCCTTTTAGACTACTGGCTTCTCACCATCTAGGAGTTGTGTTAACCTTCCCTGTGTACAAAGCCTCTCTTCCTAAAAACCCCACCGTCCAAGAGCGTATAGCAGCCACCGCAGGGTACCTCGGCGGCGCGTTTGACGTTGAGTCACTCGTTGAGAATCTACTCGGTCAGCTCGCTGGCAACCAGGCGATAGTAGTGCATGTGTATGACATCACCAACGCGTCGGATCCTCTCGTCATGTACGGGAACCAAGACGAAGAAGGCGACACGTCTCTCTACCACGAGAGCAAGCTTGATTTTGGAGACCCTTTCAGGAAGCATAAGATGATCTGTAGGTACCTCCAGAAGGCGCCTATACCGTTGAACGTACTCACGACCGTGCCGTTGTTCTTTGCTATTGGCTTCTTGGTTGGTTACATACTCTACGGTGCAGCTGTTCATATAGTTAAAGTTGAAGATGATTTCCATGAGATGCAAGAGCTCAAGGTCCGAGCAGAAGCTGCTGACGTGGCTAAATCGCAGTTTCTTGCGACCGTCTCTCACGAGATAAGGACGCCGATGAATGGGATTCTTGGAATGCTTGCTATGCTTCTTGATACGGAGCTTAGCTCTACGCAGAGAGATTACGCTCAGACCGCGCAGGTTTGTGGTAAAGCTTTGATTGCGTTGATAAACGAGGTTCTTGATCGTGCCAAGATCGAAGCTGGGAAGCTGGAGTTGGAGTCTGTGCCTTTTGATATACGTTCGATATTAGATGAtgttctttctctcttctctgagGAGTCAAGGAACAAAGGCATTGAG CTTGCGGTTTTCGTTTCAGACAAGGTACCTGAGATAGTCAAAGGAGATTCAGGGAGATTCAGACAGATCATCATAAACCTTGTCGGAAACTCTGTTAAA TTCACAGAGAAAGGACATATCTTTGTCAAAGTCCATCTGGCGGAACAATCAAAAGACGGAGCTGAATCCAAACCCGCACTAAACGGAGGAGTAGCCTCTGAAGACATAACCGCCGCTTCCAAACCTTCAAGTTACAACACACTGAGCGGCTACGAAGCTGCTGACGGTCGAAACAGCTGGGACTCATTCAAACACTTACTCTCGTCGGAGGAGCTGTTGACATCATCAGAGTTCGAAGCTTCCAGTAACGTCAGGCTTATGGTTTCTATCGAAGACACAGGCATTGGGATCCCTTTAACCGCGCAAGGACGTGTCTTCATGCCGTTTATGCAAGCGGATAGCTCCACTTCGAGAACCTACGGAGGTACTGGGATTGGTTTGAGTATAAGCAAGTGTCTTGTCGAGCTTATGCGCGGTCAGATAAGTTTCGTGAGCAGGCCTCGCGTTGGTAGCACGTTTTGGTTCACTGCTGTGTTTGAGAGGTGTGATAAATGTAGTCTGAAGAAGCCTACGGTTGAGAATCTGCCTTCTAGTTTTAGAGGGATGAGAGCTATTGTTGTTGATGCTAAGCCTGTTCGAGCTGCGGTGACTAGGTATCATATGAAGAGACTTGGGATCAGTGTTGATGTCATGACAAGTCTCAGAACCGCTGTTTCTACTGCGTCTGGAAGAAACGGTTCTCCTCTTCCTTCAGG aacaACGAAACTGGATATGATCTTGGTGGAGAAAGATTCATGGATATCAACCGAAGATATAGACGCGGAGATACGTCAGATGAACTCAAGAACCAACGGAAACGTGCATCACAAGACACCGAAACTCGCTCTATTCGCAACGAACATCACCAACTCAGAGTTCGACAGAGCTAAATCCGCAGGGTTTGCTGATACGGTGATAATGAAGCCGTTGAGAGCAAGCATGATCGGCGCGTGTTTACAGCAAGTTCTCGAGCTGAGAAAGGCGAGACAGCAGCATCCTGAGGGATCATCACCAGCAACGCTCAAGAGTTTGCTTACAGGGAAGAAGATTCTGGTGGTTGATGATAATATGGTGAACAGGAGAGTAGCTGCAGGAGCTCTGAAGAAGTTTGGAGCAGAGGTGGTGTGTGCAGAGAGTGGTCAATTTGCTTTGGGTTTGCTTCAGATTCCACACAGTTTCGATGCTTGCTTCATGGATATTCAAATGCCACAGATGGACGG GTTTGAAGCGACTCGTCAGATAAGGATGATGGAGAAGGAAGCTAAAGAGAAGACGAAGCTGGAATGGCATTTACCGATTCTAGCCATGACAGCTGATGTGATCCACGCGACATACGAGGAGTGTCTGAAAAGTGGAATGGATGGTTATGTCTCTAAACCATTTGAAGAAGAGAATCTCTACAAGTCTGTTGCCAAATCATTCAAAGCTAACCCAATCTCAGATTCATCATGTAGCcaaagttga
- the LOC117126047 gene encoding receptor-like kinase TMK2, whose translation MTSSHIFLLCLLLSLLNFAASQDDATIMQSIKSYLNLTSDVHWSDPDPCKWDGIICGESNRIIRILLTGKDIVGTFPQDLGKLSDLVMVDLHGNGFTGLIPDLSGLQNLVLFNVEHNKLTGVVPPSFTGLKSLIDVNLNNNFFQGPTPLFENSDVLDPVSGNSFCLDTPGTPCDPRVETLLSIAESFGYPVKLATAWRGNDPCDSWPGITCSGSDVTVVNLRRFELTGTISPSFAKLTSLETIDLSNNNLTGSIPTELTTLPMLRTLNVSINNINGAVPTFSASVNVVTSGNANIGKDGPVPHPLVELLQKMNKD comes from the coding sequence ATGACCAGCTCTCATATTTTCCTCCTCTGTCTCCTCCTCTCCCTCCTCAATTTCGCCGCTTCTCAGGACGATGCGACGATCATGCAATCCATCAAATCCTACCTGAATCTCACATCAGACGTCCACTGGTCGGACCCTGACCCTTGCAAATGGGACGGCATCATATGCGGCGAAAGCAACCGCATCATAAGGATCCTGCTCACAGGGAAAGATATCGTCGGGACTTTCCCTCAGGATCTCGGGAAACTATCTGATCTCGTCATGGTTGATCTGCATGGCAACGGCTTTACCGGTCTGATCCCTGATCTCTCCGGTTTACAGAATCTGGTATTGTTCAATGTAGAACATAATAAGCTCACTGGTGTCGTCCCACCATCGTTTACCGGTCTCAAATCGCTCATAGACGTGAATTTAAATAATAACTTCTTTCAAGGACCGACTCCGTTGTTCGAGAACTCAGATGTTTTAGATCCAGTCAGCGGGAATAGCTTCTGTCTGGATACTCCTGGTACTCCGTGTGATCCACGTGTCGAGACCTTGCTATCTATAGCTGAGTCCTTTGGATATCCGGTGAAGCTAGCCACGGCCTGGAGAGGGAATGATCCGTGTGATAGCTGGCCCGGGATTACTTGTTCCGGAAGTGATGTTACAGTGGTTAACCTACGGAGGTTTGAGCTCACGGGTACGATATCTCCGAGTTTTGCTAAGCTTACTTCTTTGGAAACAATCGATCTTTCTAATAACAACCTCACCGGGAGTATACCGACAGAGCTTACCACTTTGCCTATGCTTAGGACACTAAATGTGTCTATCAACAATATCAACGGTGCTGTGCCGACGTTCAGCGCAAGTGTGAACGTGGTGACTAGTGGTAACGCTAACATCGGAAAGGATGGACCTGTCCCACACCCACTGGTGGAACTCTTGCAAAAAATgaataaagattaa